The Salvelinus namaycush isolate Seneca chromosome 28, SaNama_1.0, whole genome shotgun sequence genome contains a region encoding:
- the LOC120023466 gene encoding E3 ubiquitin-protein ligase HECTD1-like isoform X3 — protein MADVDPDTLLEWLQMGQGDERDMQLIALEQLCMLLLMSDNVDRCFETCPPRTFLPALCKIFLDESAPDNVLEVTARAITYYLDVSAECTRRIVGVDGAIKALCNRLVVVELNNRTSRDLAEQCVKVLELICTRESGAVFEAGGLNCVLSFIRDSGHLVHKDTLHSAMSVVSRLCSKMEPQDSSLETCVESLSSLLKHEDHQVSDGALRCFASLADRFTRRGVDPAPLAKHGLTEELLSRMAAAGGTVSGPSSTCKPGRTSTGAQPTAADSKLSNQVSTIVSLLSTLCRGSPLVTHDLLRSALPDSMESAMQGDERCVLDTMRLVDLLLVLLFEGRKALPKSTAGSTGRIPSLRRLDSSGERSHRQLIDCIRSKDTDALIDAIDTGAFEVNFMDDVGQTLLNWASAFGTQEMVEFLCERGADVNRGQRSSSLHYAACFGRPQVAKTLLRHGANPDLRDEDGKTPLDKARERGHSEVVAILQSPGDWMCPVNKGEDKKKKDLNEEEEGSEPKGDPEMAPIYLKRLLPVFAQTFQQTMLPSIRKASLALIRKMIHYSCEVLLKEVCDSDAGHNLPTVLVEITATVLDQEDDDDGHLLALQIIRDLVDKGGDVFLDQLARLGVINKVSTLAGPTSDDENEEVSKPEKEDEPQEDAKEVQQGKPYHWRDWSIIRGRDCLYIWSDAAALELSNGSNGWFRFILDGKLATMYSSGSPEGGSDSSESRSEFLEKLQRARSQVKPVTASQPILSALGPTKLTVGNWSLTCQKEGEIAIHNSDGQQATILKEDLPGFVFESNRGTKHSFTAETSLGSEFVTGWTGKRGRKLKSKLEKTKQKVKTMARDLYDDHFKAVESMPRGVVVTLRNIATQLESAWELHTNRQCIEGENTWRDLMKTALENLIVVLKDENTISPYEMCSSGLVQALFTVLNNSVELDMKHDCKPLMERINVFKTAFSENEDDESRPAVALIRKLLAVLESIERLPLHLYDTPGSTYNLQILTRRLRFRLERAPGETALIDRTGRMLKMEPLATVESLEQYLLKMVAKQWYDFDRSSFIFVRKLREGQTFTFRHQHDFDENGIVYWIGTNAKTAYEWVNPAAYGLVVVTSSEGRNLPYGRLEDILSRDSSALNCHTNDDKNAWFAIDLGLWVIPSAYTLRHARGYGRSALRNWVFQVSKDGQTWMSLYNHVEDCSLNEPGSTATWPLDPSKEEKQGWRHIRIKQMGKNASGQTHYLSLSGLEIYGTVSGVCEDQLGKAVKEAEANLRRQRRLFRSQVMKYIVPGARVVRGIDWKWRDQDGNPAGEGTVTGEAHNGWIDVTWDAGGSNSYRMGAEGKFDLKLAPGYDPESAPSPKPVSSTVSGTAQSWSSLVKNNCPDKGGSSAAGASSSSRKGSSSSVCSVASSSDISLSSTKLERRANSLLEQGGVLGAGGGIPGAEGQEPIVVLSSAEAGSTSSTSTITAEEGGERKAGADRQAAADATAISMGLVSVSSPDVSSVSESSSKEAASQRPLCSVASARLSVSSLLAAGAPMSSSASVPNLSSREASLMESFVRRAPNMSRTNATNNMNLSRSSSDNNTNTLGRNVMSAATSPLMGAQSFPNLTTTGTTSTVTMSTSIVTSSNNVATATTGLSVGQLLSNTLTTSLTSTSSESDTGQDAEFSLYDFLDSCRANTLLAELDDEEDLPEPDDDDDENEDDNQEDQEYEEVLEEEEYETKGGRRRTWDDDFVLKRQFSALVPAFDPRPGRTNVQQTTDLEIPPPGTPRSEVQEEVECAPSPHLALILKVAGLGTTREVELPLSNYKGTIFYYVQKLLQVSCNGSIKSDKLRRIWEPTYTIMYRELKDSDKEKEGRKMGCWSVEHVEQYLGTDELPKNDLITYMQKNADSSFLHHWKLTGTNKSIRKNRNCSQLIAAYKDFCEHGCRSGGLSPGSLGAMQTCDILSVASEQAQAKAGSSQSACGVEDVLQLLRILFIIGGDPHTHTRTFQEEDLQFNASPEEFTSKKVTTKILQQIEEPLALASGALPEWCEQLTSKCPFLIPFETRQLYFTCTAFGASRAVVWLQNRREATMERSRPSTTVRRDDPGEFRVGRLKHERVKVPRGDQMMEWAESVMQIHADRKSVLEVEFQGEEGTGLGPTLEFYALVAAEFQRTSLGIWLCDDDFPDDESRQVDLGGGLKPPGYYVQRSCGLFPAPFPQDSDELDRLSKLFLFLGVFLAKCIQDNRLVDLPISRPFFKLLCMGDIKSNMSKLLYASRGGPLLLDPTEQHHHFSEIQSEASTEESLDTYSVGSFDEDSKSEFILDPPKPKPPAWYHGILTWEDFERVNSHRAKFLKEMKELAVKRRLILGNNSQSEDEKNTRLQDLMLKNPLGSGPPLSVEDLGLNFQFCPSSKVHGFSAVDLKPNADDEMVTMDNAEEYVELMFDFCMHTGIQKQMEAFREGFNRVFPMEKLSSFSHKEVQMILCGNQSPSWTTEDVMNYTEPKLGYTRDSPGFLRFVRVLCGMSSDERKAFLQFTTGCSTLPPGGLANLHPRLTIVRKVDATDSSYPSVNTCVHYLKLPEYSSEDIMRERLLAATMEKGFHLN, from the exons ATGGCGGACGTGGACCCAGACACCTTGCTGGAGTGGCTCCAGATGGGCCAGGGAGATGAGAGGGACATGCAGCTGATCGCCCTGGAGCAGCTCTGCATGTTATTGCTCATGTCTGACAACGTGGACCGCTGCTTCGAGAC GTGTCCCCCACGCACCTTCCTCCCCGCCCTGTGTAAGATCTTCTTGGACGAAAGCGCCCCGGACAACGTGCTGGAGGTGACGGCCCGCGCCATCACATACTACCTGGACGTGTCGGCTGAGTGCACCCGCAGGATCGTGGGCGTGGACGGGGCCATCAAGGCTCTGTGTAACCGCCTGGTGGTGGTGGAGCTCAACAACAGGACCAGCAGAGACCTGGCCGAGCAGTGTGTCAAG GTGCTGGAGCTGATCTGTACCAGGGAGTCTGGTGCAGTGTTTGAGGCTGGGGGTCTGAACTGTGTGCTTAGCTTCATCCGGGATAGTGGTCATCTGGTCCATAAGGACACCCTGCACTCTGCCATGTCTGTGGTGTCTCGCCTGTGCAGCAAGATGGAGCCCCAGGACTCCTCTCTGGAGACCTGCGTGGAGTCCCTCTCCAGTCTGCTCAAACACGAAGACCACCAG GTGTCTGACGGTGCTCTGCGCTGCTTTGCCTCCCTGGCGGACCGGTTCACCCGTCGAGGGGTGGACCCCGCGCCACTGGCCAAGCACGGTCTGACAGAGGAGCTGCTGTCCCGGATGGCGGCGGCAGGGGGCACGGTCTCCGGCCCCTCCTCCACCTGTAAGCCAGGCCGGACTTCCACTGGGGCCCAACCCACCGCCGCTGACTCCAAACTCTCCAACCAGGTGTCCACCATCGTTAGCCTGCTGTCCACGCTGTGCAGAGGCTCTCCCCTCGTCACTCAT gatcTGCTACGCTCTGCGCTGCCTGACTCCATGGAGAGTGCCATGCAGGGGGACGAGCGTTGTGTTCTGGACACCATGCGTCTAGTGGACCTGCTGCTGGTGCTGCTGTTCGAGGGCCGCAAGGCTCTGCCCAAATCCACCGCTGGCTCAACAGGACGCATCCCGAGCCTGCGACGGCTGGACAGCTCCGGGGAGCGTTCCCACCGACAGCTCATCGACTGTATCCGCAGCAAAGACACAGACGCTCTCATTGATGCCATCGACACCGGAG CTTTTGAAGTGAATTTCATGGATGACGTCGGGCAGACTCTTTTGAACTGGGCCTCTGCGTTTGGCACACAGGAAATG GTTGAGTTCCTGTGTGAGAGAGGTGCTGATGtcaacagaggtcagaggtcctCCTCCCTCCACTACGCTGCCTGTTTTGGACGGCCTCAAGTAGCAAAG ACTCTACTGCGACATGGAGCCAACCCTGACCTCCGAGATGAAGATGGGAAAACTCCCCTGGACAAAGCAAGAGAGCGTGGCCACAGTGAGGTGGTAGCCATTCTCCAGTCTCCTG GAGACTGGATGTGCCCCGTTAACAAAGGAGAGGACAAGAAGAAGAAAGACTTgaacgaggaggaggagggcagcGAACCCAAAGGAGACCCTGAGATGGCCCCCATCTACCTGAAGAGGCTGCTACCAGTATTTGCACAAACCTTTCAGCAAACCATGCTACCTTCTATTAG GAAAGCTAGCCTGGCTCTGATCAGGAAGATGATCCACTACAGCTGTGAAGTGCTGCTGAAGGAGGTGTGTGACTCTGACGCCGGTCACAACTTGCCCACCGTGCTAGTGGAGATCACCGCCACCGTGCTGGATCAGGAG GACGATGATGACGGTCACTTGCTGGCACTGCAGATCATCAGAGACCTGGTGGACAAAGGAGGAGATGTCTTCCTGGACCAGTTGGCTAGACTGGGTGTCATCAACAAGGTGTCCACTCTGGCTGGACCCACCTCAGACGATGAGAACGAGGAGGTGTCCAAACCAGAGAAG GAGGACGAACCACAGGAGGATGCCAAAGAGGTGCAGCAGGGGAAGCCCTACCACTGGCGTGACTGGTCCATTATCAGGGGGAGGGACTGCCTGTACATCTGGAGTGATGCTGCAGCCCTGGAGCTCTCCAACGGCTCCAACGGATGGTTCCGCTTCATCCTGGACGGCAAGCTGGCCACCATGTACTCCAGCGGCAGTCCAGAGGGAGGCTCCGACAGCTCAG AAAGTCGTAGTGAGTTTTTGGAGAAGCTGCAGCGTGCCCGGAGCCAGGTGAAGCCTGtgacagccagccagcccatcCTGTCTGCCCTGGGTCCCACCAAGCTGACGGTGGGGAACTGGTCCCTGACCTGCCAGAAGGAGGGAGAGATCGCCATCCACAACTCTGACGGACAGCAGGCCACCATCCTCAAGGAGGACCTGCCCGGCTTCGTGTTCGAGTCCAACAGGGGCACGAAGCACTCCTTCACCGCTGAAACATCACTAG ggtcagaaTTTGTGACTGGCTGGACTGGAAAGAGGGGAAGAAAGCTCAAATCCAAATtggagaaaacaaaacaaaag GTGAAGACCATGGCCAGAGACCTGTATGATGACCACTTCAAGGCGGTAGAGAGCATGCCCAGAGGGGTGGTGGTCACCCTGAGGAACATCGCCACCCAGCTGGAGTCTGCTTGGGAGCTGCATACCAACAGACAG TGTATCGAGGGAGAGAACACATGGAGAGACTTGATGAAAACGGCTCTGGAAAACTTGATTGTGGTTCTCAAGGATGAGAACACCATCTCCCCCTATGAAATGTGCAGCAGTGGCCTAGTGCAAGCACTTTTTACAGTCCTTAATAAT AGTGTGGAACTTGATATGAAACATGATTGTAAACCATTAATGGAAAGAATAAATGTATTTAAAACCGCATTCAGTGAAAACGAAGATGATGAAAG CAGACCCGCAGTTGCCTTAATCCGCAAACTACTAGCAGTCCTGGAGTCCATTGAGAGGTTACCTCTGCACCTGTATGACACCCCAGGCTCCACCTATAACCTGCAG atccTAACGAGGAGGTTGCGTTTCCGTCTGGAGCGTGCGCCTGGGGAGACGGCGCTGATCGACCGTACAGGGCGTATGCTGAAGATGGAGCCCCTGGCCACCGTGGAGTCTCTGGAGCAGTACCTCCTCAAGATG GTGGCCAAGCAGTGGTATGACTTTGATAGATCCTCCTTCATCTTCGTCAGGAAGCTAAGAGAGGGACAGACCTTCACATTCAGACACCAGCATGACTTTGACGAGAACGGAATAGTCTACTGGATTGGTACCAATGCAAA GACTGCCTATGAGTGGGTGAACCCAGCAGCCTACGGCCTGGTGGTAGTGACCTCCTCTGAGGGTCGTAACCTCCCATATGGCCGACTGGAGGACATCCTGAGTCGGGACAGCTCTGCCCTCAACTGCCACACCAACGATGATAAGAACGCCTGGTTTGCCATCGACCTGGGCCTGTGGGTCATCCCCTCTGCCTACACCCTGCGCCACGCCCGTGGCTACGGCCGCTCCGCCCTCAGGAACTGGGTGTTCCAGGTGTCCAAAGACGGCCAAACCTGGATGAGTCTCTACAACCACGTGGAGGACTGCAGCCTCAACGAGCCGGG GTCCACAGCCACTTGGCCTCTGGACCCGTCCAAAGAGGAGAAACAGGGCTGGAGACACATCCGCATCAAGCAGATGGGGAAGAATGCCAGCGGGCAGACCCACTACCTGTCTCTGTCAGGCCTGGAGATCTACGGCACCGTCAGTGGTGTGTGTGAGGACCAGCTAG GTAAAGCAGTGAAGGAAGCGGAGGCCAACCTGCGCAGGCAGAGGCGTCTGTTCCGCTCCCAGGTGATGAAGTACATAGTGCCCGGGGCGCGCGTGGTGCGGGGCATCGACTGGAAGTGGAGAGACCAGGATGGCAACCCAGCAGGAGAGGGTACGGTGACGGGGGAGGCCCATAACG GCTGGATTGATGTCACCTGGGATGCTGGTGGCTCAAACTCTTATCGTATGGGTGCTGAAGGAAAATTTGACCTCAAGCTTGCGCCAGGGTACGACCCTGAGTCTGCGCCGTCACCCAAACCTGTCTCATCCACTGTTTCAGGCACAGCGCAGTCCTGGAGCAGCCTGGTGAAAAATAACTGTCCGGACAAGGGTGGCTCCTCGGCTGCAGGGGCCAGCTCCTCCAGCCGGAAGGGCAGTAGCAGCTCGGTGTGTAGCGTGGCCAGCAGCAGTGATATCAGTCTCAGCTCCACCAAGTTAGAGCGTCGGGCTAATAGCCTGCTGGAGCAGGGAGGGGTACTAGGGGCTGGTGGTGGCATCCCTGGGGCAGAGGGCCAAGAACCCATTGTGGTGCTGTCCTCCGCCGAGGCCGGATCCACCTCCAGCACCAGCACGATAACCGCGGAGGAGGGTGGCGAGCGGAAAGCGGGCGCGGACAGGCAAGCAGCGGCAGACGCCACGGCCATCTCCATGGGACTAGTCAGCGTCAGCTCGCCTGACGTCAGCTCCGTGTCTGAGTCCTCCAGTAAGGAGGCTGCTTCCCAGAGGCCTCTATGTTCCGTGGCCAGCGCCCGTCTGTCCGTCAGCTCTCTGCTGGCGGCCGGCGCTCCCATGAGCTCCAGCGCCAGCGTGCCAAACCTGTCGTCACGAGAGGCTAGCCTCATGGAGTCGTTTGTGCGGCGAGCTCCTAACATGTCCCGCACCAATGCCACCAACAACATGAACCTGAGCCGCAGCAGCAGcgacaacaacaccaacacactGGGACGAAACGTCATGAGCGCTGCCA CTTCTCCTCTCATGGGTGCACAGAGCTTTCCTAACCTCACCACCACTGGTACCACCTCAACTGTTACAATGTCCACATCCATAGTAACCAGCAGCAATAATGTAGCCACGGCAACCACAGGTTTGTCGGTTGGCCAGTTGCTCAGTAACACTCTGACGACCAGCCTGACCTCTACGTCTAGTGAGAGCGACACTGGTCAGGATGCTGAGTTTTCCCTTTATG ACTTCCTGGACAGCTGTCGTGCTAACACGCTATTGGCTGAGTTAGATGATGAGGAGGATCTACCTGagcctgatgatgatgatgatgagaacGAGGATGACAATCAGGAAGACCAAGAGTATGAGGAAGTTTTG gaagaggaagagtatgAAACCAAAGGGGGTCGGCGTAGAACCTGGGACGATGACTTTGTCCTCAAACGGCAGTTCTCTGCTTTAGTCCCGGCGTTTGACCCCAGGCCAGGCCGGACCAATGTCCAGCAGACCACTGACCTGGAGATCCCTCCCCCAG GTACACCTCGCTCTGAAGTCCAGGAGGAGGTTGAGTGTGCCCCCTCCCCCCACCTCGCTCTCATCCTCAAAGTGGCAGGGCTTGGAACCACCCGAGAAGTTGAACTACCCCTCTCCAACTACAAGGGTACTATCTTTTACTATGTCCAGAAGCTTCTACAGGTCTCCTGCAACGGGAGCATCAAATCAGATAAACTACGCCGGATCTGGGAACCCACATACAC GATAATGTACAGAGAATTGAAGGATTCGGACAAAGAGAAGGAAGGCAGAAAAATG GGTTGCTGGTCTGTAGAGCATGTGGAGCAATACCTTGGCACTGATGAATTACCAAAGAATGACTTGATAACCTACATGCAGAAGAATGCAGACTCCTCTTTCCTGCACCACTGGAAATTAACCGGCACTAATAAAAGTATTAGGAAAAACAGAAATTGTTCTCAGCTCATAGCTGCATATAAG GACTTTTGTGAGCATGGGTGCAGGTCGGGGGGCCTGAGCCCTGGGTCTCTGGGTGCCATGCAGACCTGTGACATCCTGAGTGTGGCTAGTGAGCAGGCCCAGGCCAAGGCTGGCTCCAGCCAGAGCGCCTGCGGTGTGGAGGATGTGCTCCAGCTGCTCCGCATCCTCTTCATCATCGGAGGAGAcccccacacccacacacgcacctTCCAGGAAG AGGATCTCCAATTCAATGCATCGCCCGAGGAATTCACCAGCAAGAAAGTCACAACGAAGATTCTCCAGCAGATCGAGGAGCCTCTGGCCCTGGCCAGCGGGGCCCTCCCAGAATGGTGTGAGCAGCTTACCAGCAAGTGTCCTTTCCTCATCCCCTTTGAGACACGGCAGCTCTACTTCACCTGCACTGCGTTTGGAGCCTCCAG GGCGGTAGTGTGGCTGCAGAACCGGCGGGAGGCGACCATGGAGCGCTCGCGGCCCTCCACCACGGTGCGGAGAGACGACCCTGGGGAGTTCAGGGTGGGCCGGCTCAAACATGAGAGAGTCAAGGTCCCCCGCGGAGACCAGATGATGGAGTGGGCTGAGAGCGTCATGCAGATCCACGCTGACAGGAAATCTGTTTTGGAA gttgAATTCCAGGGGGAGGAGGGTACAGGCCTGGGTCCAACACTGGAGTTCTATGCTCTGGTGGCAGCTGAGTTCCAGAGGACATCCCTGGGTATCTGGCTCTGTGATGATGACTTCCCAGACGATGAGTCTCGCCAG GTGGATCTGGGTGGGGGTCTGAAACCTCCAGGCTACTACGTCCAGCGCTCCTGCGGCCTGTTCCCAGCCCCATTCCCCCAGGACAGTGACGAGCTGGATCGCCTCAGCAAACTCTTCCTCTTCTTGGGGGTCTTCCTGGCCAAGTGCATTCAGGACAACCGCCTGGTGGACCTTCCCATCTCACGACCCTTCTTCAAGTTGCTCTGTATGGGTGACATCAAGAGCAACATGTCCAAGCTGCTGTACGCCTCCCGTGGGGGCCCTCTCCTCCTCGATCCCACCGAGCAGCACCACCACTTCTCAGAGATCCAGTCGGAGGCGTCTACCGAGGAGAGCCTGGACACCTATTCTGTCGGAAGCTTTGACGAGGACTCCAAGTCCGAGTTCATACTGGACCCCCCTAAACCCAAGCCCCCGGCCTGGTACCACGGCATCCTGACCTGGGAGGACTTTGAGCGGGTCAACTCCCACCGGGCCAAGTTCCTGAAAGAGATGAAGGAGCTAGCGGTGAAGAGGAGGCTGATCTTGGGGAACAACAGTCAGTCTGAGGATGAAAAGAACACTAGGCTGCAGGACCTCATGCTGAAGAACCCATTGGGCTCCGGACCCCCACTTAGTGTAGAGGACCTGGG ATTGAATTTCCAGTTCTGCCCCTCATCCAAAGTGCATGGGTTCTCAGCAGTGGACCTGAAGCCCAATGCGGATGACGAG ATGGTGACCATGGATAATGCTGAGGAGTACGTGGAGCTCATGTTTGACTTCTGCATGCACACTGGCATCCAGAAACAAATGGAGGCATTCAGAG AGGGCTTTAACCGAGTGTTCCCCATGGAGAAGCTGAGCTCCTTCAGTCACAAGGAGGTGCAGATGATTCTGTGTGGAAACCAGTCTCCATCCTGGACAACTGAGGATGTCATGAACTACACAGAGCCCAAGCTGGGCTACACTAGGGACAG TCCTGGGTTCCTGCGTTTTGTGCGGGTGCTTTGTGGAATGTCGTCTGACGAGAGGAAAGCCTTCCTCCAGTTCACCACAGGATGCTCCACTCTGCCCCCTGGCGGTCTAGCCAACCTGCACCCACGCCTCACCATCGTTCGAAAG GTGGACGCGACAGACTCCAGCTATCCCTCTGTTAACACTTGTGTACACTATCTGAAGCTGCCAGAGTATTCCTCTGAAGACATCATGAGAGAGCGTCTCCTAGCTGCCACCATGGAGAAGGGCTTCCACCTCAACTGA